The Rhododendron vialii isolate Sample 1 chromosome 5a, ASM3025357v1 genome contains a region encoding:
- the LOC131327446 gene encoding uncharacterized protein LOC131327446, with protein sequence MIEQRTCSYPYSMAKVRNCIRCMSTRVGTSQGVKECHENPLLGVFGTLSSWLPKDRNSDTVTNLGESTIAMMLKKDPRCCGFKARKYSCLLDPSGTLDSHQSKRTKKEANHFNDLLIYASYTNGIQAKRRYIHFDEITIPSVSSRALNLLKLPQANSGIEPIL encoded by the exons ATGATTGAACAAAGAACTTGTTCCTATCCCTATTCCATGGCAAAAGTAAGGAATTGTATCAG GTGTATGTCCACGAGAGTCGGAACATCTCAAGGCGTTAAGGAATGCCATGAGAATCCTCTCTTGGGGGTGTTTGGGACACTCTCAAGCTGGTTACCTAAAGATAGAAATTCTGATACTGTGACGAACTTGGGAGAGAGTACCATTGCCATGATGCTTAAGAAGGATCCAAGGTGCTGCGGATTCAAGGCACGCAAATATTCTTGCTTACTCGATCCCTCCGGGACACTAGATTCCCACCAGAGTAAGCGAACTAAAAAAGAAGCCAACCATTTCAACGATCTTCTGATTTACGCTTCATATACAAATGGAATCCAAGCAAAAAGGAGATACATTCATTTTGATGAGATAACCATCCCTAGTGTATCATCACGTGCACTAAACTTGTTAAAATTGCCGCAAGCAAATAGTGGCATTGAGCCAATTCTATAA